The following are from one region of the Strix uralensis isolate ZFMK-TIS-50842 chromosome 4, bStrUra1, whole genome shotgun sequence genome:
- the ZNF330 gene encoding zinc finger protein 330: MPKKKTGARKKAENRREREKQIRASRANIDLAKHPCNASMECDKCQRRQKNRAFCYFCNSVQKLPICAQCGKTKCMMKSSDCVIKHAGVYSTGLAMVGAICDFCEAWVCHGRKCLSTHACICPLADAECIECERSVWDHGGRIFACSFCHNFLCEDDQFEHQASCQVLEAETFKCVSCNRLGQHSCLRCKACFCDDHVRSKVFKQEKGKEPPCPKCGHETQQTKDLSMSTRSLKFGRQTGGEDADGASGYDAYWKSLSASKAGDAGDREDEYDEYEAEDDDEDENDEGGKDSDTETTDVFSNLNLGRTYASGYAHYEEPED, encoded by the exons ATGCCTAAAAAGAAGACTGGCGCTCGCAAGAAAGCTGAGAACCGTCGTGAACGTGAAAAGCAGATAAGGGCTTCAAGAGCCAACATAGATTTAGCCAAACATCCTTGTAATGCTTCAATG gaATGCGATAAGTGCCAAAG ACGACAGAAGAATAGAGCTTTTTGCTACTTCTGTAACTCTGTTCAGAAATTACCCATTTGTGCACAGTGTG gaaaaaccAAATGCATGATGAAGTCTTCAGACTGTGTTATAAAACATGCTGGTGTGTACAGTACTGGACTAGCAATGGTG GGTGcaatctgtgatttctgtgaagcTTGGGTGTGTCACGGCAGGAAGTGTCTCAGCACACACGCGTGTATCTGCCCTCTTGCAGATGCAGAATGTATTGAGTGCGAAAGAAGCGTCTGGGACCACG GAGGCAGAATATTCGCCTGCTCTTTTTGTCACAATTTCCTCTGTGAAGATGATCAGTTTGAACATCAAGCCAGCTGCCAAGTTCTGGAAGCAGAGACATTTAAAT GTGTTTCCTGTAACAGGCTTGGGCAGCATTCATGCCTGCGTTGTAAG GCTTGTTTTTGTGACGATCACGTACGAAGTAAGGTTTTCaagcaggaaaaggggaaagagccTCCCTGCCCTAAATGTGGCCATGAAACTCAGCAGACAAAGGATCTGAGCATGTCAA CACGTTCTTTGAAGTTTGGCCGACAGACTGGAGGTGAAGATGCAGATGGAGCTTCTGGTTACGATGCCTACTGGAAGAGCCTCTCTGCCAGCAAGGCTGGAGATGCAGGTGATCGTGAGGATGAATATGATGAATATGAAgcagaagatgatgatgaagatgaaaaTGATGAGGGAGGGAAGGACTCTGATACAGAGACCACAGATGTATTCAGCAATTTGAATTTAGGAAGGACCTATGCTAGTGGGTATGCACATTATGAGGAACCTGAAGATTAA